One segment of Streptomyces sp. NBC_01463 DNA contains the following:
- a CDS encoding YchJ family metal-binding protein — MSRRTSRPRRPAAAPLPQITDASPCPCGLSAAYGACCGRFHAGTPAPTCEALMRSRYAAFVVGDAAYLLRTWHPDHRPAVLDLDPGQQWQGLEILETTEGSAFHTTGTVTFRAHYTAGGHRDSLHEKSRFVRHEGAWVYESAVFAD, encoded by the coding sequence ATGTCCCGACGCACCTCCCGCCCCCGGCGGCCCGCCGCCGCTCCGCTCCCGCAGATCACGGACGCCTCGCCGTGCCCGTGCGGCCTGTCCGCCGCCTACGGCGCGTGCTGCGGCCGGTTCCATGCCGGGACCCCGGCGCCGACGTGCGAGGCGCTGATGCGTTCGCGGTACGCGGCCTTCGTCGTCGGGGACGCCGCCTATCTGCTGCGGACCTGGCACCCGGACCACCGGCCGGCCGTCCTCGACCTCGACCCGGGGCAGCAATGGCAGGGGCTGGAGATCCTGGAGACCACGGAGGGCAGCGCCTTCCACACCACCGGCACGGTCACCTTCCGGGCGCACTACACGGCCGGCGGACACCGCGACTCGCTCCACGAGAAGAGCCGCTTCGTCCGGCACGAGGGCGCCTGGGTCTACGAGTCGGCCGTCTTCGCGGACTGA
- a CDS encoding SAM-dependent methyltransferase, translating to MTGHEPPVEIDTSKPHPARMYDWFLGGKDNYPVDEQMAKQLMALDSRGRDMARVNRAFMHRATRWLAENGIRQFLDIGTGIPTEPNLHQIAQQTAPDARIVYCDNDPIVLAHAAALLRSTPEGATEYIQADARRPEAILEAAGKVLDFSRPIALSLLALLHFLGDEDGAGELVDRLVDQLAPGSYLVLSQTTGDFNPEGAAQAAAMYKARGMTLRPRTHAEFSAFFHGLELVGPGVSLSADWHPELGEVIDVPGDEPIPGYAGVALKA from the coding sequence ATGACCGGGCACGAGCCCCCCGTCGAGATCGACACCAGCAAGCCGCATCCGGCGCGGATGTACGACTGGTTCCTCGGCGGCAAGGACAACTATCCGGTCGACGAGCAGATGGCCAAGCAGCTCATGGCGCTGGACTCGCGGGGCCGCGACATGGCGCGGGTCAACCGCGCGTTCATGCACCGTGCCACCCGCTGGCTCGCGGAGAACGGCATCCGGCAGTTCCTCGACATCGGCACCGGCATACCGACCGAGCCCAACCTCCACCAGATCGCCCAGCAGACGGCACCGGACGCGCGCATCGTCTACTGCGACAACGACCCGATCGTCCTCGCCCACGCGGCGGCCCTGCTGCGCTCGACTCCGGAGGGCGCCACCGAGTACATCCAGGCCGACGCCCGCAGGCCCGAAGCCATCCTGGAAGCGGCCGGCAAGGTCCTCGACTTCTCCAGGCCGATCGCCCTGTCGCTGCTGGCCCTGCTGCACTTCCTCGGTGACGAGGACGGCGCCGGCGAACTCGTGGACCGCCTGGTCGACCAGCTCGCGCCCGGCAGCTACCTCGTCCTCTCGCAGACCACCGGCGACTTCAACCCGGAGGGCGCGGCCCAGGCCGCCGCCATGTACAAGGCCCGCGGGATGACGCTGCGCCCCCGCACCCACGCCGAGTTCTCCGCCTTCTTCCACGGCCTGGAGCTCGTCGGCCCGGGCGTCTCGCTCTCCGCCGACTGGCACCCGGAGCTCGGCGAGGTCATCGACGTCCCGGGTGACGAGCCGATCCCGGGGTACGCGGGCGTGGCCCTCAAGGCCTGA
- a CDS encoding DUF397 domain-containing protein, producing the protein MTPIYNGMPAAELGSEGWYKPWSGGNGGNCVEAMKLSDGRIAMRQSADPDGPALIYTHREIAAFIQGAKAGQADFLLT; encoded by the coding sequence ATGACACCCATATACAACGGCATGCCGGCCGCCGAACTCGGCTCCGAGGGCTGGTACAAGCCGTGGAGCGGTGGCAACGGGGGCAACTGTGTCGAGGCCATGAAGCTGTCCGACGGAAGAATCGCGATGCGTCAGTCCGCGGACCCCGACGGTCCGGCCCTCATCTACACCCACCGCGAGATCGCCGCTTTCATCCAGGGTGCCAAGGCCGGTCAGGCGGATTTCCTCCTGACCTGA
- a CDS encoding helix-turn-helix transcriptional regulator → MSEPRSAPTVGQVVLGKRLQDLRERVGLSRDQAAKVLRVAPATIRRMETAEVSLKIPYVQLLLKAYGISEEEADAFVDLAEEANKPGWWQRFHDVLPDWFSMYVSLEGAASLLRMYEPHFVPGLLQTEDYARSVMRTGAVGQTRPEDIERHVALRMERQSLLTRPDAPRLWVVMDETVLRRPVGSPDAMRAQVDRLLEATALPNVTLQIAEFSTGHHPGTYGPFVLFRFAVPELPDMVYSEYLTGAVYFDARPEVASYLEVMDRMAAQAATAQRTKELLRDFRKEL, encoded by the coding sequence GTGAGCGAACCGCGGTCCGCCCCGACCGTGGGTCAGGTCGTTCTCGGCAAGCGCCTGCAGGATCTGCGGGAGCGCGTCGGCCTGAGCCGGGACCAGGCTGCCAAGGTGCTGCGCGTCGCACCCGCGACGATACGCAGGATGGAGACGGCAGAGGTCTCTCTCAAGATCCCCTATGTGCAACTGCTGCTGAAGGCCTACGGAATCAGCGAGGAGGAGGCCGACGCCTTCGTCGACCTCGCCGAGGAGGCCAACAAGCCGGGCTGGTGGCAGCGGTTCCACGACGTGCTGCCCGACTGGTTCAGCATGTACGTCAGCCTGGAGGGTGCGGCGAGCCTCCTGCGCATGTACGAGCCGCACTTCGTCCCCGGGCTGCTGCAGACCGAGGACTACGCGCGCTCGGTGATGCGCACCGGAGCGGTCGGCCAGACCAGGCCCGAGGACATCGAGCGCCATGTGGCGCTGCGGATGGAGCGGCAGTCCCTGCTCACCCGGCCGGACGCCCCGCGGCTGTGGGTCGTGATGGACGAGACGGTGCTGCGCCGCCCGGTGGGCAGCCCGGACGCCATGCGCGCCCAGGTCGACCGGCTGCTGGAAGCCACCGCGCTGCCGAACGTGACCCTGCAGATCGCCGAGTTCTCGACCGGCCATCACCCGGGCACCTACGGACCGTTCGTGCTCTTCCGGTTCGCCGTCCCCGAACTCCCCGACATGGTCTACAGCGAGTACCTCACCGGGGCCGTCTACTTCGACGCGCGCCCCGAGGTGGCCTCCTACCTCGAGGTCATGGACCGCATGGCGGCCCAGGCCGCGACTGCACAACGCACGAAGGAACTCCTCAGGGACTTCCGCAAGGAGCTGTGA
- a CDS encoding ATP-binding protein — translation MAPGSALIPRLMDLSPGTEALRYCFALPAHPESVAGARRLTRARLDEWRLDDDAHEAAVLIVSELFTNAVVHTASDRVVCELRCLDHRLRIAVQDQGHQPGGPQLCAGADDEHGRGLLLVDAMCSAWGSRDAGNGSGRIVWAELPHGSEHTC, via the coding sequence GTGGCACCTGGCAGTGCGCTCATCCCCCGGCTCATGGACCTCAGCCCCGGGACCGAAGCGCTCCGGTACTGCTTCGCGCTGCCCGCGCACCCCGAGTCGGTCGCCGGCGCCCGGCGGCTGACGCGGGCCCGGCTGGACGAGTGGCGGCTGGACGACGACGCCCACGAGGCCGCGGTCCTCATCGTGTCCGAACTGTTCACCAACGCGGTGGTGCACACCGCGAGCGACCGCGTCGTGTGCGAGCTCCGCTGCCTCGATCACCGGCTGCGGATAGCCGTACAGGACCAAGGACACCAGCCCGGCGGGCCGCAGTTGTGCGCCGGTGCCGACGACGAGCACGGACGCGGTCTGCTGCTCGTCGACGCGATGTGCAGCGCCTGGGGGTCCCGCGACGCCGGGAACGGTTCGGGCCGCATCGTCTGGGCAGAACTGCCGCACGGCTCGGAGCACACATGCTGA
- a CDS encoding 6-phospho-beta-glucosidase — translation MKLTILGGGGFRVPLVYGALLADHAEGRVSAVTLYDTDADRLTAVARVLTEQADSVPDAPTVVATTELDEALRGADFVFSAIRVGGLAGRAADERVALDEGVLGQETVGAGGIAYGLRTVPVAVDLARRIARLAPHAWVINFTNPAGLVTEAMSRYLGDRVIGICDSPVGLGRRIARVLGADPGRARIDYVGLNHLGWVRGLYVEGRDELPRLLADPELLGSFEEGRLFGTDWLRSLGSVPNEYLHYYYFNREAVRAYQEADQTRGAFLREQQEGFYGRMKDPATPALATWDRTRAEREATYMSENREVAGAGEREESDLESGGYEQVALALMRAVARNEQTSLILNVRNRTTLSVLDAEAVIEVPCLVDANGARPVAVEPLPYHAVGLVTAVKAVERAVLDAAASGSRADAVRAFALHPLVDSVSVARRLVDGYTKAHPELAYLH, via the coding sequence GTGAAGCTGACAATTCTGGGCGGCGGCGGATTCCGGGTTCCACTCGTCTACGGGGCGCTGCTCGCCGACCACGCCGAGGGCCGGGTCTCGGCCGTCACCCTCTACGACACGGACGCCGACCGGCTCACCGCCGTCGCCCGGGTCCTCACCGAGCAGGCCGATTCGGTGCCCGACGCACCCACCGTCGTCGCGACCACCGAACTCGACGAGGCACTGCGCGGCGCCGACTTCGTCTTCTCCGCGATCCGGGTCGGCGGCCTCGCCGGCCGGGCGGCCGACGAACGGGTCGCGCTGGACGAAGGGGTGCTCGGCCAGGAGACCGTCGGCGCGGGCGGCATCGCCTACGGGCTGCGCACCGTCCCGGTGGCCGTCGACCTCGCCCGCCGCATCGCCCGGCTCGCCCCGCACGCCTGGGTCATCAACTTCACCAACCCGGCCGGCCTGGTCACCGAGGCCATGTCCCGGTACCTCGGCGACCGCGTCATCGGCATCTGCGACTCACCGGTCGGCCTCGGCCGGCGCATCGCCCGGGTGCTCGGAGCGGACCCCGGCCGGGCCCGGATCGACTACGTCGGACTCAACCACCTGGGCTGGGTGCGCGGGCTGTACGTGGAGGGCCGCGACGAACTCCCGCGCCTGCTGGCCGACCCCGAGCTGCTCGGCTCGTTCGAGGAGGGCCGGCTCTTCGGCACCGACTGGCTGCGCTCCCTGGGCTCGGTCCCCAACGAGTACCTGCACTACTACTACTTCAACCGGGAGGCCGTCCGCGCCTACCAGGAGGCGGACCAGACCCGGGGCGCCTTCCTCCGGGAGCAGCAGGAGGGCTTCTACGGCCGGATGAAGGACCCCGCCACGCCCGCGCTCGCCACCTGGGACCGCACCCGCGCCGAGCGCGAGGCCACGTACATGTCGGAGAACCGGGAGGTCGCAGGGGCGGGGGAGCGCGAGGAGAGCGATCTGGAATCCGGCGGCTACGAGCAGGTCGCGCTCGCCCTCATGCGGGCGGTCGCCCGCAACGAGCAGACGTCCCTGATCCTCAACGTCCGCAACCGCACGACCCTTTCGGTGCTCGACGCGGAGGCCGTGATCGAGGTCCCGTGCCTGGTCGACGCGAACGGTGCCCGCCCGGTCGCCGTGGAGCCGCTTCCGTACCACGCGGTCGGCCTGGTCACCGCGGTGAAGGCCGTCGAGCGCGCGGTGCTCGACGCGGCGGCGAGCGGCTCCCGCGCCGACGCCGTCCGGGCGTTCGCCCTGCACCCGCTGGTCGACTCCGTGTCGGTGGCCCGCCGCCTGGTGGACGGCTACACGAAGGCCCACCCGGAGCTGGCGTACCTCCACTAG
- a CDS encoding cytochrome P450 gives MTTPFHYEPGEAPGPVPPPECPAHGLGIGPGGLRRFYGPEAEQDPHGLYEKLRAEHGAVAPVLLHGDVPAWLVLGHSENLHMTRTPSQFSRDSRRWRALQDGSVAPDHPLAPIFTWQPICVFADGATHERQRGAVTDSMGRIDTRGVRRHVNRYSNRLVNDFCREGRTDLVADFAERLPMMVMCAILGMPEEYNDRMVQAARDMTRGTATAVESNAYVLAALSRLVERRRREPADDFATWLVEHPADMNDQEVAEHLRLILIASYESTANLIANVLRMVLTDPRFRARLSGGHMTVPEAVEQTLWDEPPFTAVFGRWAVGDTELGGQRIKAGDAMIVGIAPANTDPVVRPDLNANMEGNRAHLAFSGGPHECPGQDIGRAIADVGVDALLMRLPDLELAVAESELQWVGNIMGRHLVQLPAEFAPRSPQDDREPPSMGKPNPARQDWEVQSAVRHTAPTPVRATAPAPTEPARAGTAPAGATATADGSVDALAGPQGEGSAAGMIPQQRRPAAPARLWRVVTRWWNGY, from the coding sequence GTGACAACCCCATTCCACTACGAGCCCGGCGAGGCCCCGGGGCCGGTTCCGCCCCCCGAGTGCCCGGCCCACGGCCTCGGCATCGGCCCCGGCGGCCTGCGACGGTTCTACGGCCCCGAGGCCGAACAGGACCCGCACGGCCTGTACGAGAAACTGCGCGCCGAACACGGCGCGGTGGCGCCCGTGCTGCTGCACGGGGACGTGCCCGCCTGGCTGGTCCTCGGGCACAGCGAGAACCTGCACATGACCCGTACGCCCTCGCAGTTCTCCCGCGACTCCCGCCGCTGGCGGGCCCTGCAGGACGGCAGCGTCGCCCCCGACCACCCGCTGGCCCCGATCTTCACCTGGCAGCCGATCTGCGTCTTCGCCGACGGCGCCACCCATGAGCGCCAGCGCGGCGCCGTCACCGACTCCATGGGCCGGATCGACACCCGCGGCGTGCGGCGCCACGTCAACCGCTACAGCAACCGGCTCGTCAACGACTTCTGCCGGGAGGGCCGCACCGACCTGGTCGCCGACTTCGCCGAGCGACTGCCCATGATGGTGATGTGCGCGATCCTCGGCATGCCCGAGGAGTACAACGACCGGATGGTGCAGGCCGCCCGCGACATGACCCGGGGCACCGCGACCGCCGTCGAGAGCAACGCCTACGTGCTGGCCGCGCTGAGCCGTCTCGTCGAACGGCGCCGCCGCGAGCCCGCGGACGACTTCGCCACCTGGCTCGTCGAGCACCCCGCCGACATGAACGACCAGGAGGTCGCCGAACACCTGCGGCTGATCCTGATCGCCTCCTACGAGTCGACCGCCAACCTGATCGCCAACGTGCTCCGCATGGTGCTCACCGACCCGCGCTTCCGGGCCCGGCTCAGCGGCGGGCACATGACCGTCCCCGAGGCGGTCGAGCAGACCCTGTGGGACGAGCCGCCGTTCACCGCGGTCTTCGGCCGCTGGGCGGTCGGGGACACCGAGCTGGGCGGGCAGCGCATCAAGGCGGGCGACGCGATGATCGTCGGGATCGCCCCGGCCAACACCGACCCGGTGGTCCGGCCCGACCTCAACGCCAACATGGAGGGCAACCGCGCCCACCTCGCGTTCAGCGGCGGACCCCACGAGTGCCCCGGCCAGGACATCGGGCGCGCCATCGCCGACGTCGGCGTCGACGCCCTGCTGATGCGCCTGCCCGACCTCGAACTCGCCGTGGCCGAGAGCGAACTCCAGTGGGTCGGCAACATCATGGGCCGCCATCTGGTGCAGCTCCCCGCCGAGTTCGCCCCGCGCTCCCCGCAGGACGACCGGGAACCTCCGTCCATGGGCAAGCCGAACCCGGCCCGCCAGGACTGGGAGGTGCAGTCCGCGGTCCGGCACACGGCGCCGACCCCGGTACGCGCCACCGCCCCGGCGCCCACCGAACCGGCCCGTGCGGGCACGGCCCCGGCCGGCGCCACCGCCACCGCCGACGGATCCGTCGACGCGCTGGCCGGCCCGCAGGGCGAGGGCTCCGCTGCCGGGATGATCCCGCAGCAGCGCAGGCCAGCGGCCCCGGCCCGGCTGTGGCGGGTCGTCACCCGCTGGTGGAACGGGTACTGA
- a CDS encoding ATP/GTP-binding protein: MDFRNSDTITGPRSEDVLPTTATAAVKVVIVGGFGVGKTTMVGSVSEIRPLTTEETMTQAGVGVDDNFGVESKTATTVAMDFGRISISEELILYLFGTPGQERFWFLWNGLFEGALGAVVLIDTRRLEVSFDVIGRLEERGVPFVVAVNTFPDAPKHPVEALRSALDLPDEVPMIDCDARLRASSRDVLMTLMRYLHSLAVPLG; encoded by the coding sequence ATGGACTTCAGAAACTCTGACACGATCACGGGCCCCCGGAGCGAGGACGTCCTTCCCACCACGGCCACCGCCGCGGTGAAGGTCGTGATCGTCGGCGGGTTCGGGGTCGGAAAGACGACCATGGTCGGCTCGGTCAGCGAGATCCGGCCGCTGACCACCGAAGAGACCATGACGCAGGCCGGCGTCGGCGTGGACGACAACTTCGGGGTGGAGAGCAAGACCGCCACCACCGTCGCCATGGACTTCGGCCGGATCAGCATCAGCGAGGAGCTGATCCTCTACCTGTTCGGCACCCCGGGCCAGGAACGCTTCTGGTTCCTGTGGAACGGCCTGTTCGAAGGCGCACTCGGCGCGGTCGTCCTCATCGACACCCGCCGGCTCGAAGTCAGCTTCGACGTCATCGGACGGCTGGAGGAGCGCGGCGTGCCGTTCGTCGTCGCCGTCAACACCTTCCCGGATGCGCCGAAACACCCCGTCGAGGCGCTGCGCAGCGCCCTGGACCTCCCGGACGAGGTCCCGATGATCGACTGCGACGCCCGGCTGCGCGCCTCCAGCCGCGATGTGCTGATGACCCTCATGCGCTATCTGCACAGTCTGGCCGTCCCGCTCGGCTGA
- a CDS encoding DUF742 domain-containing protein, translating to MSSSRRERRKADPALSDPERLYVITGDPDGSERAALDLVTMVVSKSDPSPTVQPEQAVILRLCQAPLSVAEISAYLSLPFSVVTSLLTELLATELIESRAPIVRATLPDRSLLEAVMHGLQKL from the coding sequence ATGAGTTCTTCCCGGCGAGAACGCCGCAAGGCCGACCCGGCACTGAGCGATCCGGAGCGGCTGTACGTCATCACCGGCGATCCCGACGGCAGCGAGCGGGCAGCGCTCGACCTGGTCACGATGGTGGTCTCGAAGTCGGATCCGTCACCGACGGTCCAGCCCGAGCAGGCCGTGATCCTGCGGCTCTGCCAGGCACCGTTGTCCGTCGCCGAGATCTCCGCCTACCTCAGCCTGCCCTTCAGCGTGGTGACCTCGCTCCTCACCGAACTCCTCGCGACCGAACTGATCGAATCGCGCGCACCGATCGTCCGCGCAACCCTCCCGGACAGGTCCCTCCTCGAAGCGGTGATGCATGGACTTCAGAAACTCTGA
- a CDS encoding roadblock/LC7 domain-containing protein — protein MIQQRGNMDWMLKELADDVPDIHQIVVLSADGLRIARHGGDPDVADRLAAACAGLQSLAAAVASEIPYSDGRMRLVVIEVTGGFFYLMAAGAGAYLAVLAGETVDAGLVGSRMRDMVVRIGAHLTSPPRHDGQAG, from the coding sequence GTGATCCAGCAACGGGGCAACATGGACTGGATGCTCAAAGAGCTCGCCGACGACGTCCCCGACATCCACCAGATCGTGGTCCTCTCCGCGGACGGCCTGCGCATCGCCCGGCACGGCGGCGACCCCGACGTCGCCGACCGGCTCGCGGCGGCCTGTGCCGGACTGCAGAGCCTGGCCGCCGCCGTCGCCTCCGAGATCCCGTACAGCGACGGCAGGATGCGGCTCGTCGTCATCGAGGTCACCGGCGGCTTCTTCTACCTGATGGCCGCGGGTGCCGGCGCCTATCTCGCGGTGCTCGCCGGCGAGACGGTGGACGCGGGACTCGTCGGTTCACGGATGCGCGACATGGTCGTGCGCATCGGCGCCCATCTCACGAGCCCGCCCCGACATGACGGGCAGGCCGGATGA
- a CDS encoding ATP-binding protein has product MVRVESPPTDRETPVARAVLLPVVVTAGATAAAVALVAEAARIPVVWCGVVATVVIAALSAQLARRGRAARRQRANYEQRITALERRIASHDEETVRISKELLPAAIHRLRVGNSPDEVLRDVVDADEVYRHLPDAQRALVYTVLDIIDNEEATRDSAQRAFVNVARRVQAIVHRQASELREMEEHHGRNPDVFDDLLRIDHGTALIGRLADSIAVLGGARPSRQWPKPVPLFSVLRGAMSRILEYPRVDLHSIAKVAIIGTAVEPLIHACAELLDNATRYSPPQTRVHVTAVEVQTGIAIEIEDGGVSLSEEARARAENMLARAQAGSSMNDLGESPRLGMAVVGRLSRMYDLQVSLRQSAYGGVRAVLIVPRAMITTGPAPGIAHGIGATSRPTSDIDLADMKHVVPARSTHRKPRTVTSRPVSGPVSPEPRPVTPAVAMEDDVPVVTEWTAGGLPQRRSRGRAPLGSHNLPAQSTDTGAGRTNGHGNGHDNGKEPPPGIWLEAFTKAANGVPQDPRADEDSDDAWDKGDLK; this is encoded by the coding sequence ATGGTTCGTGTTGAATCACCGCCGACCGACCGGGAAACACCTGTTGCCCGCGCCGTGTTGCTGCCCGTCGTCGTGACGGCCGGAGCGACCGCGGCCGCCGTGGCACTGGTCGCCGAGGCCGCGCGGATACCAGTCGTCTGGTGCGGCGTCGTCGCCACCGTCGTGATCGCCGCACTCTCCGCCCAACTCGCCCGCCGCGGCCGCGCGGCCCGCCGGCAGCGCGCCAATTACGAGCAGCGCATCACCGCGCTGGAACGGCGCATCGCCAGTCACGACGAAGAGACCGTGCGCATCAGCAAGGAGCTGCTGCCGGCCGCCATCCACCGGCTGCGCGTGGGCAATTCGCCCGACGAGGTGCTCCGGGACGTCGTGGACGCCGACGAGGTCTACCGCCATCTCCCCGACGCCCAGCGCGCCCTCGTCTACACGGTGCTGGACATCATCGACAACGAGGAGGCGACGCGTGACTCCGCGCAGCGCGCCTTCGTCAACGTCGCCCGCCGCGTCCAGGCGATCGTCCACCGCCAGGCCAGTGAACTGCGCGAGATGGAGGAGCACCACGGGCGCAACCCCGACGTCTTCGACGACCTCCTCCGCATCGACCACGGCACCGCGCTGATCGGCCGCCTCGCCGACTCCATCGCGGTCCTCGGCGGCGCCCGCCCCAGCCGTCAGTGGCCCAAGCCCGTACCGCTGTTCAGCGTGCTGCGCGGTGCCATGTCGCGCATCCTGGAGTACCCGCGCGTCGATCTGCACTCGATCGCCAAGGTCGCCATCATCGGCACCGCGGTCGAACCCCTCATCCACGCCTGCGCCGAACTCCTCGACAACGCCACCCGGTACTCACCGCCGCAGACCCGGGTGCACGTCACCGCGGTCGAGGTGCAGACCGGCATCGCCATCGAGATCGAGGACGGCGGCGTCAGCCTCAGCGAGGAGGCCCGCGCACGGGCCGAGAACATGCTGGCCAGGGCCCAGGCCGGGTCCAGCATGAACGACCTCGGCGAGTCCCCGCGCCTCGGCATGGCGGTCGTCGGCCGGCTGTCGCGGATGTACGACCTCCAGGTCTCGCTGCGGCAGTCCGCGTACGGCGGCGTCCGCGCCGTGCTCATCGTGCCCCGCGCCATGATCACCACCGGGCCCGCTCCCGGTATCGCCCACGGCATCGGCGCCACGTCGCGGCCCACCAGCGACATCGACCTCGCGGACATGAAGCACGTCGTCCCGGCCCGCAGCACCCACCGCAAGCCGCGCACCGTCACCTCCCGTCCGGTCAGCGGACCCGTATCGCCCGAACCCCGCCCCGTCACCCCGGCCGTCGCCATGGAGGACGACGTCCCCGTGGTCACCGAGTGGACCGCGGGCGGACTCCCGCAGCGCCGCAGCCGCGGCCGTGCACCCCTCGGTTCGCACAACCTCCCCGCGCAGTCCACCGACACCGGCGCGGGCCGGACCAACGGCCACGGCAACGGACACGACAACGGCAAGGAACCGCCTCCCGGGATCTGGCTGGAGGCGTTCACCAAGGCCGCCAACGGCGTGCCCCAGGACCCCAGGGCGGACGAAGACTCTGACGATGCGTGGGACAAGGGAGACCTGAAGTGA
- a CDS encoding IclR family transcriptional regulator, whose protein sequence is MGPARDYTIESLDTGLRLMRLFLTHDALTVSEAAALLDIGRSTAHRVLSTLEGRGFAVRDASGRGYCAGPELVRLGRPAGFGTAVRERVGAVLDDAVRRTGETVQSVALIGDRVLVTDGRESAHAVRVVLERGRSRPAHATAGGKLLLSWMTTEQIRALYPRERLEEVTPRTHDSRSALLAELAEIRDRGCAFGRGESVPGVYTVAVPLTGSTWRDRLALTACAPADRGDDTALSRRAGELRQSAARPDPAGQRPADRS, encoded by the coding sequence ATGGGGCCGGCGCGGGACTACACCATCGAATCGCTCGACACCGGCCTCCGGCTGATGCGGCTGTTCCTCACCCATGACGCGCTGACCGTCTCCGAGGCGGCCGCGCTGCTCGACATCGGCCGCTCCACCGCCCACCGGGTCCTCAGCACCCTGGAGGGGCGCGGTTTCGCGGTCCGGGACGCGTCGGGGCGGGGCTACTGCGCCGGTCCCGAACTGGTGCGGCTGGGCCGCCCCGCCGGCTTCGGCACCGCTGTGCGGGAGCGGGTCGGCGCGGTGCTGGACGACGCCGTACGGCGGACCGGCGAGACCGTGCAGAGCGTGGCGCTGATCGGCGACCGGGTCCTCGTCACGGACGGCCGGGAGTCCGCGCACGCGGTACGGGTGGTGCTGGAGCGGGGCCGCAGCCGGCCCGCGCACGCCACGGCGGGCGGCAAGCTGCTGCTGTCCTGGATGACCACCGAGCAGATCCGTGCGCTGTATCCGCGGGAGCGGCTGGAGGAGGTCACTCCCCGTACGCACGACTCCCGTTCGGCGCTTCTCGCGGAACTGGCGGAGATCCGTGACCGGGGCTGCGCGTTCGGCCGCGGCGAGTCGGTGCCGGGCGTGTACACGGTCGCCGTGCCGCTGACCGGTTCCACCTGGCGCGACCGGCTGGCGCTGACGGCGTGCGCGCCGGCCGACCGCGGCGACGACACCGCGCTGTCGCGCCGCGCGGGGGAACTCCGGCAGTCGGCCGCGCGGCCGGACCCGGCCGGGCAGCGGCCCGCGGACCGGTCCTGA
- a CDS encoding MarR family transcriptional regulator: MTDDIVASVVRQWQAVNPELDTGPMELIGRINRCSALLQQAEDAPLRAAGLTRPEFDLLGAVRRTDRELTPGELARETFSSGAAVTKRLRVLQERGLIGRRGDARDRRVALVRLTDEGRALVDGLLPRQLAYERAVLSGLDAESRERLSAQLSELLVQLEGRIGGARH, encoded by the coding sequence GTGACCGACGACATCGTCGCCTCGGTGGTACGGCAGTGGCAGGCCGTCAATCCGGAACTCGACACCGGGCCGATGGAACTCATCGGCCGGATCAACCGCTGCTCCGCCCTGCTCCAGCAGGCCGAGGACGCACCGCTGCGGGCCGCCGGGCTGACCCGCCCCGAGTTCGACCTGCTGGGTGCCGTGCGCCGGACCGACCGTGAACTCACCCCGGGCGAACTGGCCAGGGAGACGTTCTCCTCCGGAGCCGCCGTCACCAAGCGGCTGCGGGTCCTCCAGGAGCGCGGTCTCATCGGCCGGCGCGGTGACGCCCGGGACCGCAGGGTCGCACTCGTCCGTCTCACCGACGAGGGCCGGGCCCTGGTCGACGGACTGCTGCCCCGCCAGCTGGCGTACGAACGCGCGGTGCTCTCCGGCCTCGACGCGGAGTCCCGCGAGCGGCTCAGCGCCCAGCTCAGCGAACTGCTGGTCCAGCTGGAGGGCCGGATCGGCGGCGCCCGCCACTGA